Proteins encoded together in one Halalkaliarchaeum sp. AArc-CO window:
- a CDS encoding helix-turn-helix domain-containing protein has product MSDQRHRTSQLALSRGTTDPSEYSSPDAKARFAVAKHYGMGSDGEWSVEEIAEALDVTERQVYRYINESEIGREVRETMAVTDAEWRLDAALTLREEIERLEEIEKELLEQTTTIPTDFEDQTVEGTPTRDGQMILVDEDDYTLTIPVPSEYEEITEYGSDLERIQKEKRQHIEQITKLLGLDDHDWHYREQRPSEGSDTTPVQFREIDDGCDATGG; this is encoded by the coding sequence ATGTCCGATCAGCGCCACCGGACCTCCCAACTCGCCCTCTCACGCGGTACGACAGACCCGTCCGAGTACTCCTCACCGGACGCGAAGGCCCGCTTCGCGGTCGCCAAGCACTACGGGATGGGTTCGGACGGCGAGTGGTCGGTCGAGGAGATCGCAGAGGCCCTCGACGTCACCGAGAGGCAGGTCTACCGGTATATCAACGAGTCGGAGATCGGCCGGGAGGTCCGCGAGACCATGGCCGTGACGGACGCCGAGTGGCGACTCGACGCCGCGCTCACCCTCCGCGAAGAGATCGAGAGGCTGGAGGAAATCGAGAAGGAGTTGCTCGAACAGACGACGACCATCCCGACCGACTTCGAGGACCAGACTGTCGAGGGGACGCCCACGAGGGACGGACAGATGATCCTCGTCGACGAGGACGACTACACCCTGACGATCCCCGTCCCAAGCGAGTACGAGGAGATCACCGAGTACGGATCCGACCTCGAACGGATCCAGAAGGAGAAGCGCCAGCACATCGAGCAGATCACCAAGCTCCTCGGGCTCGACGACCACGACTGGCACTACCGCGAACAGAGGCCGTCTGAGGGTTCAGACACGACCCCCGTCCAGTTCCGGGAGATCGACGACGGGTGCGACGCGACGGGTGGCTGA
- a CDS encoding class I SAM-dependent DNA methyltransferase encodes MSLTLDELDSHLFKCADIIRDAVDSTDYKDFILPLVYYKTISDNFEVQYRQYVEEYGEEYARRPNLYDVPYVPEGYTWEDLRAVNENVDEAINDAFDALREANDGEVEGVFRADYVAEDALTDDRLTRLIEHLTTYDLDTDSIPADMLGEAYMDLVRHFAEEEGKSGGQFFTPPHIVQLMVRLLAPFEDGDTFHDPTVGSGGMLVEAATHYRDEQGGDPSKLTFTGQEINPDIAAIAKMNLSIHGLSGRIEREDSLLRPQFTENGSLTRFDYVLANFPFSADWQKDELQDDTYGRFDWHEKLPRADRGDYAFIMHMAEQLNETGQAAIVIPHGVLFRKHESRYREPMIDDDLVEAVVGLPENLFQNNSIPSAILVLNRDKPAERTDQVQFIHAADEAFYEELSNQNELTEAGIDHIVENFDGWTTEERVSRTVSVEEIRENDYNLNIALYVDTTEPEEDIDVAEELAELRELQAERDEIEAQMTEHMEALNYE; translated from the coding sequence ATGTCGCTGACCCTCGACGAACTCGACTCTCATCTGTTCAAGTGCGCTGACATCATCCGTGACGCCGTCGACTCGACCGACTATAAGGACTTTATTTTACCACTCGTATATTACAAAACTATCTCGGACAACTTCGAGGTCCAGTACCGACAGTACGTCGAGGAGTACGGCGAAGAGTACGCCCGTCGACCGAACCTCTACGACGTCCCCTACGTCCCCGAGGGCTACACCTGGGAGGACCTCCGGGCGGTCAACGAGAACGTCGACGAGGCGATCAACGACGCCTTCGACGCGCTCCGGGAGGCAAACGACGGCGAGGTCGAGGGGGTGTTCCGCGCCGACTACGTCGCAGAGGACGCCCTGACCGACGACCGACTCACGCGGCTGATCGAACATCTCACCACCTACGACCTCGACACCGACAGCATCCCCGCCGACATGCTCGGCGAGGCGTACATGGACCTCGTGCGCCACTTCGCCGAGGAGGAGGGCAAGTCCGGCGGGCAGTTCTTCACACCGCCCCACATCGTCCAGCTGATGGTCCGACTACTCGCGCCCTTCGAGGACGGTGACACGTTTCACGACCCGACTGTGGGGTCAGGCGGGATGCTCGTCGAAGCGGCCACCCACTACCGCGACGAACAGGGCGGCGATCCCTCGAAGCTCACGTTCACGGGCCAGGAGATCAACCCCGACATCGCTGCCATCGCCAAAATGAACCTCTCGATCCACGGCCTCAGCGGGCGGATCGAGCGCGAGGACTCCCTCCTGCGACCACAGTTCACCGAGAACGGTTCGCTGACCAGGTTCGACTATGTCCTTGCCAATTTCCCGTTCTCGGCGGACTGGCAGAAGGACGAACTCCAGGACGACACCTACGGGCGCTTCGACTGGCACGAGAAGCTCCCCCGAGCCGACCGGGGCGACTACGCATTCATCATGCACATGGCCGAGCAGTTGAACGAGACCGGCCAGGCAGCGATCGTCATTCCCCACGGCGTGCTGTTCCGGAAGCACGAGAGCCGGTATCGGGAGCCGATGATCGACGACGACCTCGTCGAGGCCGTGGTCGGGTTGCCCGAGAACCTCTTCCAGAACAACTCCATCCCGAGCGCGATCCTGGTGTTGAACCGCGACAAGCCCGCGGAACGTACCGATCAAGTTCAGTTCATCCATGCCGCCGACGAGGCGTTCTACGAGGAGCTGAGCAACCAGAACGAGCTGACCGAAGCGGGGATCGACCACATCGTCGAGAACTTCGACGGCTGGACGACCGAGGAGCGGGTGAGTCGGACGGTGTCGGTCGAGGAGATCCGCGAGAACGACTACAACCTGAACATCGCGCTGTACGTCGACACGACCGAACCGGAGGAAGACATCGACGTGGCCGAGGAGTTGGCCGAGTTGCGGGAGTTACAGGCCGAGCGCGACGAGATCGAGGCGCAGATGACCGAGCACATGGAGGCGCTGAACTATGAGTGA
- a CDS encoding restriction endonuclease subunit S — MSEEQVTLDDLDEVADEAGSSTNGWQQIEMGELAEYQNGNAFSKSEWTDDGYPIIRIQNLTGEQEEFNYFDGELEDRYRVKNGDLLLSWSATIDVFEWNGPEAALNQHIYRVDTTDQVNEIFFRFKLEELLPRLEALSHGSTMKHVRKADLVNLDADIPPLEEQRKIASVLYTVDQAIQKTEAISQQLSTLRRGLRQDIFSGQVGRRDTKSTRTGPISIEIPREWEVRPLGDFVDEFVGGATLSKDDFTEKGVSVLPKKAVNDIGIAAVDGDERQFCSEDTAQENQTNLVDSQYLITALRDLNADAPSIGRIVKISPESKYPDGDQFLLAQGVHGIKTSQKILNDYLIEVSNCGWYRRYVKSISVGSTQIHIRNDEFLDIKIPVPPLEEQQEIATRLRDIVRLQSKQNSYRDGLQRLKQGLMQDLLSGEVRTHDTDIEIVDKVLQHD; from the coding sequence ATGAGTGAGGAGCAGGTGACCCTGGATGATCTTGACGAGGTAGCTGATGAGGCCGGTTCGAGTACGAATGGGTGGCAACAAATCGAAATGGGGGAGTTAGCCGAATATCAAAACGGAAATGCTTTTAGTAAGAGTGAATGGACCGACGACGGGTATCCCATAATTCGCATCCAGAATCTCACAGGAGAGCAGGAGGAGTTCAATTATTTCGACGGGGAATTAGAAGATCGCTATAGAGTCAAAAACGGCGACCTTCTTTTGTCGTGGTCAGCCACAATTGATGTTTTCGAGTGGAATGGGCCAGAGGCGGCTTTGAATCAACACATCTACAGAGTTGACACCACAGACCAGGTAAATGAGATATTCTTCCGGTTCAAGTTAGAAGAACTCCTTCCACGTTTAGAGGCTCTATCGCACGGGAGTACGATGAAACACGTCCGGAAGGCCGATCTGGTCAATCTTGACGCTGATATTCCACCACTCGAAGAACAGCGCAAAATCGCCAGCGTGCTCTACACCGTTGATCAGGCGATTCAGAAGACGGAAGCAATTTCCCAGCAATTATCCACCCTTCGACGAGGGCTTCGTCAGGATATTTTCAGTGGACAGGTGGGCCGTAGAGATACAAAGAGTACCAGAACTGGTCCAATAAGCATAGAAATCCCACGAGAGTGGGAAGTTAGACCTCTTGGTGATTTTGTGGATGAGTTTGTCGGCGGTGCCACGTTGTCGAAAGATGATTTCACCGAAAAGGGGGTGAGTGTATTGCCAAAAAAGGCGGTTAATGACATCGGAATCGCCGCTGTTGATGGGGACGAACGACAGTTCTGCTCCGAAGATACCGCCCAGGAAAACCAGACGAACTTAGTTGATTCTCAATATCTTATCACGGCACTCCGGGATTTGAACGCTGACGCGCCAAGTATCGGTCGGATTGTTAAGATCTCACCTGAATCTAAGTACCCAGATGGTGACCAATTTTTACTCGCCCAGGGAGTCCATGGGATAAAAACATCCCAGAAAATTCTTAATGATTATCTGATTGAAGTCTCGAACTGCGGTTGGTATCGGAGATACGTGAAGAGTATCTCGGTCGGAAGTACCCAAATTCACATCCGCAACGATGAGTTTCTTGATATCAAAATTCCGGTTCCACCACTGGAAGAACAGCAGGAAATCGCCACCCGTCTCCGGGACATCGTACGACTCCAATCTAAGCAGAACAGCTATCGGGACGGTCTCCAACGCCTCAAACAAGGCCTCATGCAGGACCTCCTCTCGGGCGAGGTCCGCACCCACGACACGGACATCGAGATCGTAGACAAAGTCCTCCAGCATGACTAA
- a CDS encoding type I restriction endonuclease subunit R → MTNEQPSEGGLQTSVLQWLDGLGWETYNPDEGHGATVLDERYGRQRSEVVYWDLLAETVVEINDELTEANVDRFLNSLRRDLDHDNLLDGNEAFYEILTTGKKHTVDQQHNGTKTIYADLIDFENPENNRLHAVDEFAVSRRGSIRPDVTLLVNGIPSVQMELKSVTQDNDFYDAITDLQAYEEKVPRAFIPTLFNVAADQSVLQYGAVGAPREFYQGWTTAPERYQSDNDVKQAVQALLNPQTLLDVLKYFVFYEERPDQDAKIIPRHMQYYAVKRILNRVERGEHRKGLIWHTQGSGKSFTMLFTAKNLLERDILDAPQLFVVVDTDKLNSQMRDQLANLSFERWTEAESIEGLEDTIAAGRSELVVTTIQKFQDVDPGVQSTDEAVVMSDEAHRFMEADLGSRLEAALPDAYHFGFTGTPVREGDREKDRNTFDEFSPEDEEYLHRYSIKDGIDDELILPVFFRLRHEMDWDVDEAGLDEEFDEAFATLPKEEKLAIIRDHVTSRMLAEIEPRVERVVAEIDDHFDGVEKNGWKGMVVTPSRKSAAMYGERLIDRRGEDAVDVLFTTTQNDPDLLQQFHTDPGERDQIVRDFKNEDEPKLLVVHNMLLTGFDAPVLKTMYLDRELRDHTLMQAIARTNRPADGKENGEIVDFQGVFENIDDALDYDDETKQYAAQDSEQLFEKLQNQLDAVLDIFEGIPREDSQEVVDECLDRVSTHPEKREFKQGFRRLQDLYESVSPDRRLVEERIDEDYGWLGRIHTAFQRTANRSERPEDEMREKTREIVEEHVDIGEIKRDYPVYELGAEYLEDLDHLRSDAAKASTIAHAIQESTQSRMGQNPRYERLSERVTDIVEAWQAGDRADPEAVEALREVEAAVLAIDEEANKCGMSDAEFAIFTDLTEERDLDLSEDTAEALARDIVAEFDDRVDTSYEGWETNDQTVKEIELVLLDVLVKEHDRGELVTDEFIDAVHTYLIQNYVADEA, encoded by the coding sequence ATGACTAACGAACAACCATCCGAGGGCGGCCTTCAGACGTCGGTCCTCCAGTGGCTCGACGGCCTCGGATGGGAGACCTACAACCCCGACGAAGGTCACGGCGCGACGGTCCTCGACGAGCGATACGGTCGCCAGCGTTCGGAGGTCGTCTACTGGGATCTGCTCGCGGAGACCGTCGTCGAGATCAATGACGAACTGACCGAGGCCAACGTCGACCGGTTCCTGAACTCGCTTCGACGCGACCTCGACCACGACAACCTGCTCGACGGCAACGAAGCGTTCTACGAGATCCTAACCACGGGCAAGAAACACACCGTCGACCAGCAACACAACGGGACGAAGACAATCTACGCCGACCTGATCGACTTCGAAAACCCCGAGAACAACCGGCTTCACGCCGTCGACGAGTTCGCCGTCTCCCGACGCGGCTCAATCCGTCCCGACGTAACCCTCCTCGTCAACGGGATCCCCAGCGTCCAGATGGAGCTGAAGTCCGTCACCCAGGACAACGACTTCTACGACGCCATCACCGACCTCCAAGCCTACGAGGAAAAGGTCCCACGAGCGTTCATCCCGACGCTGTTCAACGTCGCCGCCGACCAGAGTGTCCTCCAGTACGGAGCCGTCGGTGCCCCCCGCGAGTTCTATCAGGGGTGGACGACCGCGCCCGAGCGCTACCAGTCGGACAACGACGTCAAGCAGGCCGTCCAGGCCCTGCTGAACCCTCAGACGCTGCTCGACGTCCTGAAGTACTTCGTCTTCTACGAGGAGCGTCCCGACCAAGACGCGAAGATCATCCCCCGCCACATGCAGTACTATGCGGTCAAGCGGATCCTCAACCGGGTCGAGCGCGGCGAACACCGGAAGGGACTGATCTGGCACACCCAGGGATCGGGGAAGTCGTTCACGATGCTGTTCACGGCGAAGAACCTCCTCGAACGCGATATTCTCGACGCACCGCAACTGTTCGTCGTCGTCGACACGGACAAACTCAACAGCCAGATGCGCGACCAGCTCGCGAACCTCTCCTTCGAGCGCTGGACCGAAGCCGAGAGCATCGAGGGGCTCGAAGACACCATCGCGGCGGGCCGGAGCGAACTCGTCGTTACGACCATCCAGAAGTTCCAGGACGTCGACCCCGGCGTCCAGTCGACCGACGAGGCCGTCGTCATGTCCGACGAGGCCCATCGGTTCATGGAGGCCGACCTCGGGAGCCGGCTCGAAGCCGCCCTTCCCGACGCCTACCACTTCGGCTTCACTGGGACGCCCGTCCGGGAGGGCGACCGCGAGAAGGACCGCAACACGTTCGACGAGTTCTCCCCCGAGGACGAGGAGTACCTCCACCGCTACTCGATCAAGGACGGCATCGACGACGAACTGATCCTCCCGGTCTTCTTCCGGCTCCGTCACGAGATGGACTGGGACGTCGACGAGGCTGGCCTCGACGAGGAGTTCGACGAGGCGTTCGCCACCCTCCCCAAAGAGGAGAAGCTGGCGATCATCCGCGACCACGTCACCAGTCGGATGCTCGCCGAGATCGAGCCCCGCGTCGAGCGCGTGGTCGCCGAGATCGACGATCACTTCGACGGCGTCGAGAAGAACGGCTGGAAGGGCATGGTCGTCACGCCGAGTCGGAAGTCGGCGGCCATGTACGGGGAACGGCTGATCGACCGTCGAGGCGAGGACGCCGTCGACGTGCTCTTTACCACGACCCAGAACGACCCTGATCTGCTCCAGCAGTTCCACACCGACCCCGGCGAGCGCGACCAGATCGTCCGGGACTTCAAAAACGAAGACGAGCCCAAACTGCTCGTGGTCCACAACATGCTCCTGACGGGCTTCGACGCCCCCGTCCTGAAGACGATGTACCTGGACCGGGAACTCCGGGATCACACCCTCATGCAGGCCATCGCCCGGACGAACCGGCCAGCTGACGGCAAGGAGAATGGCGAGATCGTCGACTTCCAGGGCGTGTTCGAGAACATCGACGACGCTCTCGACTACGACGACGAGACGAAACAGTACGCCGCCCAGGACAGCGAGCAACTGTTCGAGAAGCTCCAGAATCAACTCGACGCCGTCCTCGACATCTTCGAGGGGATTCCCCGCGAGGACAGCCAGGAAGTCGTCGACGAGTGTCTCGACCGAGTGAGCACCCACCCCGAGAAGCGCGAGTTCAAGCAAGGGTTCCGACGACTCCAGGACCTCTACGAGTCCGTCTCGCCCGACCGCCGACTCGTCGAGGAGCGGATCGACGAGGACTACGGCTGGCTCGGGCGGATCCACACGGCCTTCCAGCGGACGGCCAACCGGTCGGAACGGCCCGAAGACGAAATGCGCGAAAAGACCCGCGAGATCGTCGAGGAGCACGTCGACATCGGCGAGATCAAGCGGGACTACCCGGTCTACGAACTCGGCGCGGAGTACCTGGAAGACCTCGATCACCTCAGAAGTGACGCCGCGAAGGCGTCAACGATTGCCCACGCCATCCAGGAGAGCACGCAATCCCGAATGGGCCAGAACCCCCGCTACGAACGACTGAGTGAGCGTGTGACCGACATCGTCGAGGCGTGGCAGGCCGGCGACCGAGCCGATCCCGAGGCCGTCGAGGCGCTCCGCGAGGTCGAAGCGGCGGTGCTCGCGATCGACGAAGAGGCCAATAAGTGCGGGATGTCAGACGCCGAGTTCGCCATCTTCACCGATCTCACCGAGGAGCGCGATCTTGATCTCTCGGAGGACACCGCCGAAGCACTCGCCCGCGACATCGTCGCCGAGTTCGACGACCGCGTCGACACGAGTTACGAGGGCTGGGAGACGAACGACCAGACGGTCAAGGAGATCGAGCTTGTACTGTTGGATGTACTGGTGAAAGAACACGACCGGGGTGAACTGGTCA